CAAAGGGTATACCGTAAATGCGGTGGCTCCGGGATTTATTTCAACGCCGATGACAGATAAAATGCCTCCGGAAGTTCTTAAACAGATCGTCGATCGAGTGCCTGTGGCCCGCATGGGTCGAACTGAAGACATCGCGAACGCGTGCCTGTTCCTCTCCAGCCCCGCTGCAAGTTACATCAATGGTGCAGTTCTTAGCGTGGATGGCGGAACCTCTCTATGATCATGATCAAACATTTGCTGCTCACTGGGATCCTTTTCGCATCGGGAGTGGCCGCGGCGACTCCTCCGATAGCCTCTCTTTCCGACTACAAAGGCTTCGTGAAGCTCAGTGAAGAAAAAGAATTTTATGTCAATTATATCAAAGCCAAAGAGGGGCAGCCCACCGTCATTCTAATGAATGGACTCACTTACTCTACACGTCAGTGGGACACCATGGTCGCCGCTCTCTTACAATACGGGGTGGGCGTTGTTCGTTTTGATTTCGATGGGATGGGTGAGACTCT
This region of Bdellovibrionales bacterium genomic DNA includes:
- a CDS encoding alpha/beta hydrolase, translated to MIMIKHLLLTGILFASGVAAATPPIASLSDYKGFVKLSEEKEFYVNYIKAKEGQPTVILMNGLTYSTRQWDTMVAALLQYGVGVVRFDFDGMGETLLRYAPALHPFQIEDQAKNLKLMLTSMGLKGPYNFAGLSYGGGALAKYTELYPDDVGQMIMMAPFTEPLAEQDELILKNVQWNKIMFPY